One stretch of Actinomycetota bacterium DNA includes these proteins:
- a CDS encoding winged helix-turn-helix transcriptional regulator: MADLEPLTATEEAFWRALMRIVLTLPRHLHNDMVRATGLSSSEYTVIMNLSEAPNRQLRMADLASATGLSPSRTTRVVDDLENRGLVTRRTSSADARSNLAEITAQGLTKLRSAWPSHLSSVRNRVLDHVDPRTLTKAAQALEAVAAQLENDRA, translated from the coding sequence ATGGCGGACCTCGAGCCCCTCACGGCAACCGAGGAGGCGTTTTGGCGCGCGCTCATGCGCATCGTGTTGACGCTGCCGCGGCACCTCCACAACGACATGGTCCGCGCCACAGGGCTCTCGTCGAGCGAGTACACGGTCATCATGAACCTCTCGGAGGCGCCCAACCGTCAACTCCGGATGGCCGACCTTGCCAGTGCCACCGGACTGTCTCCCAGCAGGACCACTCGAGTGGTCGACGACCTCGAAAACCGTGGGCTGGTCACGAGGCGAACAAGTTCCGCCGACGCGCGCAGCAACTTGGCCGAGATCACCGCGCAAGGCCTGACCAAGCTGAGGTCGGCGTGGCCATCGCACTTGTCAAGTGTGCGCAACCGCGTCCTCGACCACGTCGATCCCCGAACGCTCACCAAGGCCGCACAAGCCCTAGAAGCCGTCGCGGCACAGTTGGAAAACGATCGCGCATGA
- a CDS encoding oxidoreductase: protein MTTSVIDAAGSFALGRRLVHRVGYGAMQLAGDNVFGPPRDRSEALRVLRAA, encoded by the coding sequence ATGACCACATCAGTGATCGATGCCGCGGGATCGTTCGCGCTCGGCCGCCGGCTGGTGCACCGAGTGGGTTACGGCGCGATGCAGCTGGCGGGCGACAACGTCTTCGGGCCACCGCGCGACCGCTCCGAAGCACTACGAGTGCTGCGCGCCGCA